A genome region from Salvia splendens isolate huo1 chromosome 19, SspV2, whole genome shotgun sequence includes the following:
- the LOC121780391 gene encoding pentatricopeptide repeat-containing protein At3g24000, mitochondrial-like: MKGAAQLPIFRSTSYLRCFKSLISFSSRNSHSASVSAQCSDTVEATESGRFNGVIDDMDLLRKSPNGNLLVLDLIDRRALQPDAKLYVDLFKKCTDQRKLKEGRIAHAHFATSSFRNYVVLQNTVVNMYAKCCDMESARKVFDEMTERDMVSYTMLITGYSQTSEFDKALSLYVEMVEMGLKPNEFTFGSTLKSAGGMQSVSMGRGIHGVCIKFGFGDNVYVGSALVDMYARCGKIDEAKVLFDQLKIRNEVSWNALIAAYAREGEGHCSLKLFAEMKRGGFRPTHFTYSSIFAACASNGAMEQGKWAHTDMIKMGVELVAFVGNTLLDMYGKGGSIDGAKKVFDRLVKKDVVSWNSMLTAYAQHGHGQEAIDLFEEMRNLGLELNEISYLCVINACSHTGLVEKGLHYFELMKENKCVPQITHYVAIVDLLGRAGELERAERFILKMPIEPTAAIWKALLGACRVHKNMFLGGYAAERVFELDPYESGPHMLLSNIYASHGRRDKAARVRKIMAESGVKKEPACSWVEIGSSVHLFVANDDMHPQREEIRAMWEKLREEIKKMGYEADTSHVLWYADEREREERLQLHSEKLALAFALLNTPEGGSVSIKKNIRVCGDCHNAFKFVSKLVGREIILRDTNRFHHFRNGSCSCRDYW, from the coding sequence ATGAAAGGAGCCGCACAATTGCCAATTTTCCGCTCAACATCATACCTCCGATGTTTCAAATCACTCATATCTTTCTCCTCTCGCAATTCCCACTCCGCATCAGTCTCAGCTCAATGCTCAGACACGGTAGAAGCTACAGAATCCGGTCGATTCAATGGCGTAATCGATGATATGGACCTTCTCAGAAAATCCCCAAATGGCAATCTCCTAGTCCTCGACCTCATCGATCGCCGCGCTCTCCAACCCGACGCCAAATTATACGTCGACCTCTTCAAGAAATGCACTGATCAGCGGAAGCTCAAAGAGGGCCGAATCGCTCACGCTCATTTCGCGACGTCGAGCTTCAGAAATTATGTCGTTTTGCAGAATACAGTGGTGAATATGTATGCGAAATGCTGTGATATGGAGAGTGCACGCaaggtgtttgatgaaatgacTGAACGAGATATGGTTTCTTATACTATGCTGATCACTGGCTACTCGCAGACTAGTGAGTTCGATAAAGCGTTGAGCTTGTATGTGGAGATGGTGGAGATGGGATTAAAGCCTAATGAATTCACATTCGGAAGCACTCTGAAATCGGCTGGTGGTATGCAGAGTGTATCAATGGGTAGAGGGATTCATGGTGTTTGCATCAAATTCGGGTTTGGGGATAATGTCTATGTTGGTAGTGCATTGGTGGATATGTATGCAAGATGTGGTAAAATAGACGAAGCGAAAGTCCTCTTTGATCAGCTCAAGATTAGGAATGAAGTCTCTTGGAATGCGCTGATTGCAGCATATGCAAGGGAAGGAGAGGGGCATTGTTCTCTTAAGCTATTCGCGGAGATGAAAAGGGGAGGTTTTAGACCCACTCATTTCACATACTCGAGCATCTTTGCAGCCTGCGCGAGCAATGGAGCTATGGAGCAGGGGAAATGGGCGCATACGGATATGATCAAGATGGGAGTGGAGCTCGTTGCGTTTGTTGGCAACACGCTTCTTGACATGTATGGAAAGGGGGGGAGCATTGATGGCGCGAAGAAGGTTTTTGATAGGTTGGTGAAGAAAGATGTTGTTTCGTGGAACTCAATGCTCACTGCCTACGCACAGCATGGACACGGCCAGGAGGCCATTGATCTATTTGAGGAAATGCGCAATTTGGGGCTTGAGCTGAATGAGATTAGTTACCTTTGTGTGATCAATGCTTGCAGCCACACTGGGCTCGTTGAGAAAGGGTTGCATTATTTTGAATTGATGAAAGAAAATAAGTGTGTGCCGCAGATTACACATTATGTGGCGATTGTTGATCTTCTTGGTCGCGCTGGGGAGCTCGAGCGTGCAGAAAGGTTCATATTGAAGATGCCGATTGAGCCTACAGCAGCAATCTGGAAGGCTCTGCTTGGAGCTTGTAGGGTGCACAAGAACATGTTTTTAGGCGGGTATGCAGCTGAGCGCGTCTTTGAGCTTGATCCTTACGAATCCGGGCCCCACATGCTGCTCTCAAACATCTACGCCTCTCATGGGAGGCGCGACAAGGCTGCAAGAGTGAGGAAGATAATGGCTGAGAGCGGTGTGAAGAAGGAGCCGGCTTGTAGTTGGGTGGAGATTGGGAGCTCTGTGCATCTTTTCGTTGCAAATGATGACATGCACCCGCAGAGGGAGGAAATTCGTGCGATGTGGgagaagttgagagaggagatcaAGAAAATGGGGTATGAAGCAGATACAAGTCATGTGCTGTGGTATGCagacgagagagagagggaggagaggctGCAGCTGCATAGCGAGAAGCTGGCTCTGGCGTTTGCGCTGCTCAACACGCCAGAGGGGGGCTCGGTGTCGATCAAGAAAAATATTAGAGTCTGTGGGGATTGCCACAATGCATTCAAGTTTGTGTCGAAGTTGGTTGGTAGAGAAATCATCTTGAGAGATACCAATAGGTTCCATCACTTCCGCAATGGCTCTTGCTCGTGTAGGGACTATTGGTAG